In Ignavibacteriales bacterium, the sequence GTTTTCATCGAAATAAGAGTAACTTTTCCAGTAGAGAATTCCGAATATGACAATCGGCTTTCCCTACATAGAAAAGTTTAATTTATGATAATGCCTCCAAAATTAGCGCAGCAGTTAATTCTATTTCTTACACTCGTATTGATCAGTGTCGGAATGATCTCTGGCTATTTACAGGTTCGAACACAAGAGGACCAGATCCTGAATACCATTATCAACGGTGCAGACCAGCTCTCCAACGGCATCACAAGCGCTACCTGGCATGCAATGCTCTCGGACAATCGTGAAGCCGCCTACCAAATCATGCATACGATCGCACTGCGGCAGGGAATTGCAAACATCCGCATTTTTAACCGTGAAGGACGGATCATGTTTTCTACCGATTCAACGGTAACCGGTGTCGTGGAACGAACCAGTAAAGAATGTGCAGTATGTCATTCGACGCCGACACCGCAAGTGAATATCACTCCTCCGGACCGCTCCCGGATATTTACCAATGATAAGGGTAAACGCGAACTTGCGATGGTCACACCCATCTACAACGAACCGGCGTGCAGTAATGCAGCGTGTCATGCACATCCAGTGGAAGTAAAAGTGCTTGGGGTGCTTGACGTAACCTATGGTTTAGAAAATGTGGATCAGATTGTCGAGAACATTCAGCGGCGCGCAATATTTACAACCACAATCACGGTCATTGTCATCGGCATCTTTATCTTCTTTTTTATACGTGCGACCGTTCACAAACCTATTGCAAAGCTAATCGCTGGGACAAGAGCACTCAGTGCAATGCAGCTTGATCACCCCGTCGATATCAAGGCAGATGGAGAAATTGGTGAACTTGCCCATTCCTTCAATTCCATGCGCGAGCAATTGATGAAAACAGTCGGCGAACTAAATGAATTGACACAGAGTCTTGAGACAAAAGTCCAGCAAAGAACAGAACAATTGAAAGCGATGAACCAGAAGCTTTTCCAAAGCGACCGTTTGGCATCGCTGGGACAACTTGCTGCCAGCGTCGCGCATGAAATCAACAATCCCATCGCCGGTGTTCTTAACCTTTCCATGCTTGTTGAACGTATTTTAAAAGAAGACGGCATTCCGCCTGAACGAGTTGAAGAAGTCCGGCGCTATCTTATACAAATTTCCAGTGAAACCACACGCGTGGGCCGTATTGTCGGCGACCTCCTTGCTTTTTCCCGGCGGCCATCGCCACAGCGTCTGCCGGCCGACTTAAACGCGATCATCCGTCGTACTGTTTCTATTATTGATCACAAGCTCAAACTTGCAAACGTTGAATTGGAATTACAGCTTGATGAAACCCTCCCCAACATTAAATGCGACAATTCACAAATCCAGCAAGTCATCGTCAATCTTGTCATGAATGCTTCTGAAGCAACTCATAACCGGGACCACGGCAAAGTAACGGTTCGAACAACGGTGAACACAAACAGAGAGTCAATTCGATTTGAAGTGAAAGACAACGGTGATGGTATTCCGAAAGAAAACCTTGCAAAGATTTACGATCCGTTCTTTACAACAAAAGGCGAGGGCAAAGGTGTCGGGCTTGGACTTGCTGTCGTCTATGGTATTGTCGAATCACATGGCGGCGAAATAGAAGTAGATACGAAAGTCGGAGAAGGAACAATATTCCGCGTGGATCTGCCGATTTCCGGCGGAGCAGAAAAAATACCGCCTCAATCTTCGGGCATCACCTGATGAGTCGTATTTACCTTCTTCCTGTAGGTTCCGTTGAGGATGAAGTACTGACAGTGCTCGGACAGAGATTGCATCAGTTGCTTGATTGGGAAATCCGAAGAGGCGTTCCATTGCAAACGCCAGCGGCAGCGTTTAACGCGGAGAGAAAACAGTACGAAGCCTTGCAGGTGATGCGCACAGTAGCGGAAGCAGTTCCAGATGATGCGGCACGCGTGCTGGGCATCATGGAAGAAGATCTTTCGATTCCCATGCTGACATTTGTCTTCGGACAGGCGCAGCTTCGCGGGCGCGTGGCACTTATGTCGCTTGCACGTTTACGGCAGGAGTTTTATGGATTGCCTGCGAACAAAGAATTGATGATGACGAGGGTAGTCAAAGAAGCACTGCACGAACTTGGTCATACTTTCGGTTTGGTGCATTGCCCGACTTCATCATGTGTGATGACGCTTGCAAACGACATCCAGCATGTGGATATAAAAGAAATTGAATTTTGCGGCGGTTGTGCCGTGTTATTACGAGATGCACAACGCGCATAAGCAATGAACGCAGAAAAGGAACCTCTATGAATGCACAATGGAATATTTTAGTTGTTGACGACGAAGAAATCACGTGTGAATCCATGGCGGCATGGCTGCGCGAAGACGGCTACTCGGTTGATACTGCTGCGTCTGGGAAAGAGGCGCTCGAGAAAACGCGCAGGAAGGAATACGCTATTTACTTTGTTGATTTAAAAATGCCGAAAGGTATTGACGGCATCGAAACAATGATGGAAATTAAGAAGATCTATCCGGATGCTTCCGTCGTCATCATTACTGCCTATGCCACGGTGGATACTGCCATCAGCGCAATGAAAGAAGGTGCATTAGAATACATTGTCAAACCATGCAATCCACAAGAGATCTCCATGCTTGTCGGGCGTATCATCAAAGTAAAAAATCTCGAGCGTGAGAATGCCATCCTTCGTCAGAAACTTCTTGGACAATACACTTTTCATGACATCATCAGTAAAAATGCAAAGATGATGGAGATATTTTCTCTCGTGCAAGAGATTGCCAGTTTGCGAAGTACCGTGCTCATCCAGGGTGAAAGCGGAACCGGGAAGGAATTGATAGCACGTGCGATTCATTATTCCGGTGACCGCAGCGACAAGCCCTTCATCGCGGTTTCATGTGCCGCACTTGCAGAGACATTATTAGAATCGGAACTCTTCGGCCATGAAAAAGGAGCATTTACCGGCGCAATGACCCAGAAGCGAGGGAAGTTTGAACTTGCCGACGGCGGGACTATTTTACTCGATGAGATCGGCGACATCTCGCCAAAGTTACAACTCGATTTACTGCGAATTCTTCAGGAAAGAACTTTTTACCGCGTCGGCGGTACTGAAGAAAACAAGATAGATGTTCGTGTGATTGCTGCAACCCATGTGGATTTGCAAGAAGCCGTGCAACAAGGAAAATTCCGGGAGGATTTGTACTACCGTTTGAACGTCATCAACATTCATATTCCACCGCTTCGCGAGCGGCTTGAAGATATTCCTCTGCTCACGAAAGGATTCGTTGAGCGGCTTTCGCACGAATTAGGAAAGGACATAGCCGATGTTTCCGAGGGCGCTCTGAAGAAGCTCATGGAACATACCTGGCCAGGCAACGTGCGTGAACTCGAGAATGCGATCGAACGCGCCATGGTCACATGCAAGGAACGCGTTTTATCCGAGAATGATTTCCAATTTCTCAACAGCGGGAAAAAAGAGACGGCATGGATTGCGCCGCTCATGACATTGGATGAAATGGAACGGGAGTCCATTATTGCTGCGTTAAAACGGACGGAAGGCAATGTAAAAGAAGCCGCCTCACAACTCGGCATCGATCGCTCGACACTGTACGATAAAATCAAGTACTATAAGATTCCTAGGTGAGTCGACTTTGTCAAGACTTAAAGCCTTGACAAGGTTACAGATTTACGCCTCTAAGAATACATCTCCTAAAATTCCATCCCAGTTTTTATCAGGATATGCTTTGACAAAATCCTGCACAGGCGTGCCGCCATCGGCAAGTGTAAGGCCAACCTTCGGATCTGCCAGTTTTTGCTGCAGTTGTTCAAATTCTCTGAGAAACCATGCAGAGACCTCGCGATCCCGTAATAAATGTTTTGTGTTTACTTCCGTCGTCAGGGGCTTTATTTTTAAGTACCATCCTTCCGAACCGTCACTTACTGCAACGACCTCACCGTCAAGCGGTGAAAGGATGCGCAGTGCCGATTTCCCTTTTTTAAAGCTCCAGGCGCTGCCGTTTACCTGCATACGCGTTCCGGGCTTTGGCAGCTCGATACCATCCGGAGTACCGACCAACCGTGATGCAAAATCATCCAACCCTACTGTATATGTACCGGTTGCATCTGGCATGACCCATGTATGTCCGCGATGATACAGGCGGTCTGTTGGTATTGTAAATCCGAACACATGAATCGGCAGTTCGATATCATCAGAATTCGTTGTCTTATTTTGAATCAGTTTTGCATGGGTAGTACAACTGCGGCAATCAAAACCATTAGCGCATGTCCTCTGCATGAATTCACCGGTGAACTCATGCCGGCATCTCCGCGCCGAGATCGGAAGATCATGAAATTCCGATTCCCATCGGATGGCTTCTGCATTGTTGACCCGCAGAGCCCGATACGTACGCAGAAGAGATAGGAGAACGGTCGTTCCGATGATTACTACGATGGCGAAGAAAATGCCTAGAAAAATAATATTACCTATTGTCCAAGAAAAACCATATACCCACGGAAACATAACCAATCTCCTTTACATTGACTGAAGTTCGCGCTCTTGCGGAAAGAGCGTCAGATATCTGAATGAGAACGAATACACCAGCATCCCATACGCAAGCACGGCGAGGAATGTTGTCACTTCCTGCCAACTGGGGATATAGGACAAAAACGCGTCGAATGGCAGAGTCGGCAGAGCCAGTGTTTGGATCGTCATAACAAAACGGTTGATGACAATACCGGTGCAGGCAAGCAGTGCTGCCGTTACCAGCCATCCGAAATGTTCACGCATCTTCCGGTTGAGAAATATGAGTGCCGGAACAAGCCCGCAGAGAACGATTTCCGTAAACATAATCCACGTGCCAAATCCGGAATACTTATAGAAACTTGCTGCGCTGAATCCAAGGGACGGTGATGTAGCATTGATCCAAACAAGCGTATCGATAGTTTTCAACAGAACGTAGAAGATTAAGATACTGCCCGAGATTTTTCCCAGCAACTGATACACTTCCTGTTTGACAAGCTGCTTGCGTGAGATCTTCGAAACAAGCGATGTTGTAAGAAGGATAAAGCTCGGTCCGACTGCAGCCGCTGAAATAATAAAAAGGAAAAATGTCGTTGGCCAGATGCCAAGTGCCGGCCGGAATGCAAACGGGCGCCCGATAAGAACACCGTACAACCCGCCCAGAGAACCCTGATGGAAAAACGAAAGAAATGTGCCAACTGCGGCAAAAACCACAATGAGTTTGTGCAATTCGTGTTCGAACACAAGCATAGAAGAAACTTGTTTGATCTTGCGATTCTTTAAAATGACCGGCACGTATTCAATAGCAAGTACCATGAGGTAGCAGGTGATGCAAAACGTAACTTCCGTCAGCATGGAGTGAACGTTTGGATGCCAGAATGTGAACCATGCTCGAAGCGGTTGCCCGACATCTACCATGAGAACTCCCACAGCCCCGCTATAACAAATGAAACCAATGACAACGGCACTGTTAATAACCGCCTTTAGTTCCTTCCTTTTCAAAATATACAGCAAGAATCCGGTAAAGAACGCTCCAGCTCCAAGTGCAATTACCGTCAGATCGAGATAAATCCACAAACCGAATGCAAAACGGTTATCCATATTTGTCTGATTCAATCCTTTTACCAGACAGAGAAACACGGCATAGAGACCGATGATCAGCATCACTGCCCATGGCAAAATCCAGAGTCCAAAATTTTTCATCGATGTTCGAGATACACCGCGCGTGATGAACTTCTTATCCATGAATATTCTCCTTCACTGCGGCTGTAAGTTTTGTATCCATTTTTGTATGCACCCACGGTTGTTCCGAGCGAAAATACACTTTGGGTTCCGTACCCAATTGTTCCAGTAACCGAAAAGTATTTTTATCTTTTGAAAGCCGTGAAATTTCACTATTGGCATCTGCAAGATTGCCGAAGTGTATTGCATTCGTCGGGCACGATTCTGCACATGCCGGAATATATTCGGCATCTGTAATCTCACGCCTGCCTTCGAGCGCCGCTTTTGCGCGCGCTGCCTGCAAGCGGCCGTGGCAGAAATTGCATTTTTCTACAACACCGCGCATTCGTGTAGAGACATCCGGATTCAAGGTTGTCTCCATTCCCTTGGGCCATTCCGGATCCCACCAATTGAAATACCGTGCGTGATAAGGGCACGCTGTCATACAATAACGGCAGCCGAGACACCGCACAGGAATTTGCGCCACGATGCCGGTCTCCGTATCGTACTCAACAGCTTTTTGCGGGCAGACGGATTCACAGGGTGTATGATGATCACACTGTTGGCATGTCAGCGGAAGATAGACAGCGCGATTTTCAGGAAATGATTTATCGTTTTCTACTTTATACACACGCATCCACGTGATGCCGGTACGTTCGTTTGCCTCTTTATGTGCAGGGGGAACATTGTTCTCTACAGCGCAGGCCAGTGTGCAATTGCCGCATCCGTTGCACCTGTCGAGGTCAATCACCATTCCATAACGCGGCTTGTTTTGATTCGATTCCATTCACTTACACTTTCTGAATTTTCACAGGAGTTGGTCGGATTGAAGAGTCATTGCTCATCTCAAACAGCGAAAAAAGGTTTTGCAGATTCATGGTGTCGCTCACCGCGGCAATATCCGGCATGATGGAGTCATCGAAGCGTGCTTCTGCGTGCATGGACCCATGATCGGTTTGCAGTAACACTCGGCAACCATGTACAATGCCAAATTGAAAGCCCGTCTTTGTATTCAGATATACTCGGCTGCCGAAAGCACGCAGTCGCGATTCTTGACCGGTCTTGCTCATCAGTGGTGAGATTTCTGTACTCCCATATATTGTTCTTTCAACGAATGGAACAAGCATCAGTTGATTTTTATCCATCTTCATTTTATTGATGTCGATTGCCGAAAGTGATGCTGGAATGCGAAATGCAGACAGCGATTTCGCGGTCCAGGCAGAATCCATCCAGCATCCACCGGCAAGTAATGCATTCCATAACTCATCCGTTGAAACTAGATTTTTCACTTCGGTTGACTGTCCATTCGACGCATTGAATGCACTGCCCCGTTTTTCATTATAGAGTGCAGTTATGCGCTTCTTCAGTAATTCTTCTGTCGTTCCCTGTTCGATATTCTGGATTCCTGCTGCTGCAGCAAGACGTTGAATAAATTGAATTGGATCAACCACACCAGCGGGTACTGGAACAAGAGGAGCAGAAATACTGAGAGATGACAGCGCGCTATCATATGGACTTGTAAGCTCAGTATACGACTCAAGGAACACAGGTGTTGGAATAACAAACTGTGTGCAAAAGGATCTCTCTGTGACAAACGGCGAAAGCGAAACGATAATTCCGTTTTCAGCAAGTTTCTTTTGAAGAAGAGCATCGGAAAGCCGACATCCGGAAAGTGATTCATCAATCAGCATCACTCGAATTGAATGATCCGGAATCAAATTCATGCTAGAATGTACAGACATGCTATTTTTCGGCATAGAAACTGCGGATGGAATCTCGCGACGCACTGCTATTCCACCCTTCCGTCCAATAGTTCCGGTAAGGAGATTCAGCACCATAACTGCAATTTGTGCTTCACGCGAGCTTGCAAATCCATCAATCACAGCAACCGATGGCCCATTCGCAGAAATCGCCCGCGCTGTTTCTTTTACAATCTCTTGCGAAACACCGCACACTTCCGCAACGACAGACGGCGAGAAAGCGGAGATCATCGTTTCAAGTGCTGCAATGTCGATTGGTTTTACTCGAAACAAATTTTCTATTAGAATAACATGTACTAATCCAAGCGCGAACACTGCATCAGTCCCGGGCCGTATGGGAATCCACTGATCTGCCATTCCTGCCGTGCGTGACTGGAACGTCTCAACTTGAATAACGCGCTGTTTCGCTTCGGACTTTTTTTCTATATACCGCGCTGTGCGTGCAGGTGTGCCCCAGCTGTCAAACAACGGAACTCCAAAGCTGAGGATCGTCTGTGCGTTATCAAGATCATAACTGAATGGTCCACATGGTTTCTCGAACAGTGAGGCAAGCACATCGAGTGAAGCTTCACCGACGGGAATGTACTTTCCATTCGGAATATTGGCTGCAAATTGTTGGAAGAGAGACGATGCGGTTCGTTTTGGTCTTCCATCCACACATGCAATGAATTGCGAGGAACCGCTCGCATCTTTGATTGCGACAGAAATCTCGTTCAGCGACTCATCAAACGTCATCGTCGTTGATTGAAAGGAACCATTCGTACCATCTATGCGGAGCGGCCGCGAAACACGCGCCGGATGATATCGAAGATGATGTGCTACAATGCCG encodes:
- a CDS encoding 4Fe-4S dicluster domain-containing protein, whose translation is MESNQNKPRYGMVIDLDRCNGCGNCTLACAVENNVPPAHKEANERTGITWMRVYKVENDKSFPENRAVYLPLTCQQCDHHTPCESVCPQKAVEYDTETGIVAQIPVRCLGCRYCMTACPYHARYFNWWDPEWPKGMETTLNPDVSTRMRGVVEKCNFCHGRLQAARAKAALEGRREITDAEYIPACAESCPTNAIHFGNLADANSEISRLSKDKNTFRLLEQLGTEPKVYFRSEQPWVHTKMDTKLTAAVKENIHG
- a CDS encoding archaemetzincin family Zn-dependent metalloprotease — its product is MSRIYLLPVGSVEDEVLTVLGQRLHQLLDWEIRRGVPLQTPAAAFNAERKQYEALQVMRTVAEAVPDDAARVLGIMEEDLSIPMLTFVFGQAQLRGRVALMSLARLRQEFYGLPANKELMMTRVVKEALHELGHTFGLVHCPTSSCVMTLANDIQHVDIKEIEFCGGCAVLLRDAQRA
- a CDS encoding glycine cleavage system protein H, producing the protein MFPWVYGFSWTIGNIIFLGIFFAIVVIIGTTVLLSLLRTYRALRVNNAEAIRWESEFHDLPISARRCRHEFTGEFMQRTCANGFDCRSCTTHAKLIQNKTTNSDDIELPIHVFGFTIPTDRLYHRGHTWVMPDATGTYTVGLDDFASRLVGTPDGIELPKPGTRMQVNGSAWSFKKGKSALRILSPLDGEVVAVSDGSEGWYLKIKPLTTEVNTKHLLRDREVSAWFLREFEQLQQKLADPKVGLTLADGGTPVQDFVKAYPDKNWDGILGDVFLEA
- a CDS encoding sigma-54 dependent transcriptional regulator, with the translated sequence MNAQWNILVVDDEEITCESMAAWLREDGYSVDTAASGKEALEKTRRKEYAIYFVDLKMPKGIDGIETMMEIKKIYPDASVVIITAYATVDTAISAMKEGALEYIVKPCNPQEISMLVGRIIKVKNLERENAILRQKLLGQYTFHDIISKNAKMMEIFSLVQEIASLRSTVLIQGESGTGKELIARAIHYSGDRSDKPFIAVSCAALAETLLESELFGHEKGAFTGAMTQKRGKFELADGGTILLDEIGDISPKLQLDLLRILQERTFYRVGGTEENKIDVRVIAATHVDLQEAVQQGKFREDLYYRLNVINIHIPPLRERLEDIPLLTKGFVERLSHELGKDIADVSEGALKKLMEHTWPGNVRELENAIERAMVTCKERVLSENDFQFLNSGKKETAWIAPLMTLDEMERESIIAALKRTEGNVKEAASQLGIDRSTLYDKIKYYKIPR
- the nrfD gene encoding polysulfide reductase NrfD — encoded protein: MDKKFITRGVSRTSMKNFGLWILPWAVMLIIGLYAVFLCLVKGLNQTNMDNRFAFGLWIYLDLTVIALGAGAFFTGFLLYILKRKELKAVINSAVVIGFICYSGAVGVLMVDVGQPLRAWFTFWHPNVHSMLTEVTFCITCYLMVLAIEYVPVILKNRKIKQVSSMLVFEHELHKLIVVFAAVGTFLSFFHQGSLGGLYGVLIGRPFAFRPALGIWPTTFFLFIISAAAVGPSFILLTTSLVSKISRKQLVKQEVYQLLGKISGSILIFYVLLKTIDTLVWINATSPSLGFSAASFYKYSGFGTWIMFTEIVLCGLVPALIFLNRKMREHFGWLVTAALLACTGIVINRFVMTIQTLALPTLPFDAFLSYIPSWQEVTTFLAVLAYGMLVYSFSFRYLTLFPQERELQSM
- a CDS encoding molybdopterin-dependent oxidoreductase; the encoded protein is MEMNITRREILRFVGGSALGFLLTPIPWKALDDSAIWTQNWPWIPEPSRGDVSYKLTTCSLCPAACGMRARCIGNQPVSLSGMKTHPLNQGALCPIGIVAHHLRYHPARVSRPLRIDGTNGSFQSTTMTFDESLNEISVAIKDASGSSQFIACVDGRPKRTASSLFQQFAANIPNGKYIPVGEASLDVLASLFEKPCGPFSYDLDNAQTILSFGVPLFDSWGTPARTARYIEKKSEAKQRVIQVETFQSRTAGMADQWIPIRPGTDAVFALGLVHVILIENLFRVKPIDIAALETMISAFSPSVVAEVCGVSQEIVKETARAISANGPSVAVIDGFASSREAQIAVMVLNLLTGTIGRKGGIAVRREIPSAVSMPKNSMSVHSSMNLIPDHSIRVMLIDESLSGCRLSDALLQKKLAENGIIVSLSPFVTERSFCTQFVIPTPVFLESYTELTSPYDSALSSLSISAPLVPVPAGVVDPIQFIQRLAAAAGIQNIEQGTTEELLKKRITALYNEKRGSAFNASNGQSTEVKNLVSTDELWNALLAGGCWMDSAWTAKSLSAFRIPASLSAIDINKMKMDKNQLMLVPFVERTIYGSTEISPLMSKTGQESRLRAFGSRVYLNTKTGFQFGIVHGCRVLLQTDHGSMHAEARFDDSIMPDIAAVSDTMNLQNLFSLFEMSNDSSIRPTPVKIQKV
- a CDS encoding ATP-binding protein, whose protein sequence is MIMPPKLAQQLILFLTLVLISVGMISGYLQVRTQEDQILNTIINGADQLSNGITSATWHAMLSDNREAAYQIMHTIALRQGIANIRIFNREGRIMFSTDSTVTGVVERTSKECAVCHSTPTPQVNITPPDRSRIFTNDKGKRELAMVTPIYNEPACSNAACHAHPVEVKVLGVLDVTYGLENVDQIVENIQRRAIFTTTITVIVIGIFIFFFIRATVHKPIAKLIAGTRALSAMQLDHPVDIKADGEIGELAHSFNSMREQLMKTVGELNELTQSLETKVQQRTEQLKAMNQKLFQSDRLASLGQLAASVAHEINNPIAGVLNLSMLVERILKEDGIPPERVEEVRRYLIQISSETTRVGRIVGDLLAFSRRPSPQRLPADLNAIIRRTVSIIDHKLKLANVELELQLDETLPNIKCDNSQIQQVIVNLVMNASEATHNRDHGKVTVRTTVNTNRESIRFEVKDNGDGIPKENLAKIYDPFFTTKGEGKGVGLGLAVVYGIVESHGGEIEVDTKVGEGTIFRVDLPISGGAEKIPPQSSGIT